The DNA sequence GTGCCCTGGTGGCAACGCATGGGGCTAGTCGGCGGCCTGTTCGCCAGTGTGCTGAGCCGGGAGAAGATCGACGAATCGGAGATCGAGCGCCTGAAGCAGGGCGACATGCTGGAATCGACCTTCAGCGAGTTTGCCGAGCAGTCGCGCGAACTCTACCTCCCGCTGATCGACGAGCGCGACCGCTACATGGCCGCGCACCTGCGACGGCTGGCGGCCGACGGCGGCCACCGACGCATCCTCGCGGTGGTCGGGGCGGGACACCTGAAGGGGATCGAGAACTACGTGGAGCTGGACCGGCAGCCACCGCCCGAGGTGTTGCACGCCCTCGAACAGTCCCCGCCACGGGCGCGCTGGCCCCGCTATCTGCCCTGGGTGGTGGTCAGCGTGATCCTGGCCGGCTTCGTGATCGGCTTCACGCGCAACCCCGAGCTGGGTCTGCAAATGGTGCTCGACTGGATCATGATCAACGGGGGGCTGGCCGCATTGGGAGGCGCGATCGCACTGGCCCACCCGGTCACCATCGTGACCGCCGCGCTGGCGGCGCCGCTGACCTCGCTGAACCCCACCATCGGGGTCGGCTTCGTCGCGGCCGCGGTCGAGCTGTACCTGCGCAAGCCGCAGGTGGGCGACTTTGCCCAGTTGCGCCGCGACACGACCAGCGCCAGGGGCTGGTGGCGCAACCGCGTTTCGCGTGTGCTGCTCGTGTTCCTGTTGACCACCCTCGGATCGGCGCTTGGCACCTATATCGGCGGCGCCCGCATCTTCGGACATCTCTTCGGCGCAGGGAACTAGACCGC is a window from the Thioalkalivibrio paradoxus ARh 1 genome containing:
- a CDS encoding TraB/GumN family protein; this translates as MSQAIEPLLAEEPHRRIRIGDTEIVLLGTAHVSPASARTVGDLIATEAFDTVAIELCLSRQRAMLDPDAMRRLDLFSVIRGGQVPMVAASLALGAYQQRLAEQYGIEPGAEMRAAIDGAMDRGLPLALIDRDIGLTLRRAYRAVPWWQRMGLVGGLFASVLSREKIDESEIERLKQGDMLESTFSEFAEQSRELYLPLIDERDRYMAAHLRRLAADGGHRRILAVVGAGHLKGIENYVELDRQPPPEVLHALEQSPPRARWPRYLPWVVVSVILAGFVIGFTRNPELGLQMVLDWIMINGGLAALGGAIALAHPVTIVTAALAAPLTSLNPTIGVGFVAAAVELYLRKPQVGDFAQLRRDTTSARGWWRNRVSRVLLVFLLTTLGSALGTYIGGARIFGHLFGAGN